In a genomic window of Muntiacus reevesi chromosome 1, mMunRee1.1, whole genome shotgun sequence:
- the FGF1 gene encoding fibroblast growth factor 1 isoform X1: MAEGETTTFTALTEKFDLPLSNYKKPKLLYCRNGGHFLRILPDGTVDGTKDRSDQHIQLQLSAESIGEVYIKSTETGQFLAMDTDGLLYGSQTPNEECLFLERVEENHYNTYTSKKYAEKNWFVGLKKNGSSKLGPRTHFGQKAILFLPLPVSSD, translated from the exons ATGGCTGAAGGAGAAACCACGACCTTCACGGCCCTGACTGAGAAGTTTGACCTGCCTCTAAGCAATTACAAGAAGCCCAAACTCCTCTACTGCAGAAACGGGGGCCACTTCCTGAGAATcctcccagatggcacagtggatgGGACGAAGGACAGGAGCGACCAGCACA ttcagctGCAGCTCTCTGCGGAAAGCATAGGGGAGGTGTATATTAAGAGTACGGAGACTGGCCAGTTCTTGGCCATGGACACCGACGGGCTTTTGTACGGCTCA CAGACACCCAATGAGGAATGTTTGTTCCTGGAAAGGGTAGAGGAAAACCATTACAACACCTACACATCCAAGAAGTATGCAGAGAAGAATTGGTTCGTTGGCCTCAAGAAGAACGGAAGCTCCAAACTCGGTCCTCGGACTCACTTCGGCCAGAAAGCCATCTTGTTTCTccccctgccagtctcctctgattAA
- the FGF1 gene encoding fibroblast growth factor 1 isoform X3 has protein sequence MAEGETTTFTALTEKFDLPLSNYKKPKLLYCRNGGHFLRILPDGTVDGTKDRSDQHNTQ, from the exons ATGGCTGAAGGAGAAACCACGACCTTCACGGCCCTGACTGAGAAGTTTGACCTGCCTCTAAGCAATTACAAGAAGCCCAAACTCCTCTACTGCAGAAACGGGGGCCACTTCCTGAGAATcctcccagatggcacagtggatgGGACGAAGGACAGGAGCGACCAGCACA ACACCCAATGA
- the FGF1 gene encoding fibroblast growth factor 1 isoform X2 produces MAEGETTTFTALTEKFDLPLSNYKKPKLLYCRNGGHFLRILPDGTVDGTKDRSDQHTDTQ; encoded by the exons ATGGCTGAAGGAGAAACCACGACCTTCACGGCCCTGACTGAGAAGTTTGACCTGCCTCTAAGCAATTACAAGAAGCCCAAACTCCTCTACTGCAGAAACGGGGGCCACTTCCTGAGAATcctcccagatggcacagtggatgGGACGAAGGACAGGAGCGACCAGCACA CAGACACCCAATGA